One segment of Nocardia farcinica DNA contains the following:
- the panC gene encoding pantoate--beta-alanine ligase, producing MIDPTLRGAYRPGQLTVHHDPAVLGSVAKALRGVGRTVALVPTMGALHQGHLEIVRQAKRTNQVVIVSIFVNPLQFGAGEDLDKYPRTLDADVELLRAEGVELVFAPNAEQMYPDGPRTTVHPGPLGAELEGASRPTHFAGMLTVVAKLLQIARPHQAFFGEKDYQQLTLIRQMVRDLNFDVRIVAVPTVRESDGLALSSRNRYLDAAQRETALALSAALSAGAHAGGLGAEGVLAAARAVLDATPGLDLDYLELRSSTLGPAPASGNARLLVAATVGTTRLIDNIAVTLGAPIDGHPNLDSQPEPAGTDPALLPPAR from the coding sequence ATGATCGACCCCACGCTGCGCGGCGCCTACCGGCCCGGCCAGCTCACCGTGCACCACGACCCGGCCGTGCTCGGGTCGGTGGCCAAGGCACTGCGCGGTGTCGGCCGCACCGTCGCGCTGGTGCCCACCATGGGCGCATTGCACCAGGGCCACCTGGAGATCGTGCGGCAGGCCAAGCGGACCAACCAGGTCGTGATCGTCTCGATCTTCGTCAACCCGCTGCAGTTCGGCGCGGGCGAGGACCTGGACAAATACCCGCGCACGCTGGACGCCGACGTGGAGCTGTTGCGGGCCGAGGGCGTGGAGCTGGTGTTCGCCCCGAACGCCGAGCAGATGTACCCGGACGGCCCACGCACCACCGTGCACCCCGGCCCGCTCGGCGCCGAGCTCGAGGGCGCGAGCAGGCCGACGCACTTCGCGGGCATGCTCACCGTGGTCGCCAAGCTGTTGCAGATCGCCCGCCCACACCAGGCGTTCTTCGGCGAGAAGGACTACCAGCAGCTCACCCTCATCCGCCAGATGGTGCGCGACCTGAACTTCGACGTCCGCATCGTGGCCGTGCCGACCGTGCGCGAATCCGACGGTCTCGCGCTCAGCTCGCGCAACCGGTATCTCGATGCGGCACAACGGGAAACGGCGCTGGCCCTGTCCGCGGCGCTGTCCGCGGGCGCGCACGCGGGCGGGCTCGGCGCCGAGGGCGTGCTCGCCGCGGCCCGGGCCGTTCTCGACGCGACCCCCGGGCTCGACCTCGACTACCTGGAGCTGCGCTCCTCGACGCTGGGCCCGGCGCCCGCCTCGGGCAACGCCCGGTTGCTGGTGGCCGCCACGGTCGGCACCACCCGGTTGATCGACAACATCGCCGTCACCCTCGGCGCCCCCATCGACGGACACCCGAACCTCGACTCCCAGCCGGAACCCGCGGGCACCGACCCCGCCCTCCTTCCTCCCGCGCGCTAG
- a CDS encoding Rossmann-like and DUF2520 domain-containing protein: MTSARPTSDSAASGFDPAPARLTVGIVSAGRVGSALGAALERAGHVVFGVAAISDASKHRARTRLPDSEILPVEQVAARSELLLLAVPDAELPGLVRGLATATVVRPGTIVAHTSGANGVGVLAPLAERGALPLAIHPAMTFTGHDEDLSRLGNACFGITAADDVGYAIAQSLVIEMGGEPVRVAEENRTLYHAALAHGSNHLVTLVLDAVQALREALAGPGLLGQQTVDDQPGGLAERLLAPLASAALDNALRRGQSALTGPVARGDADAVAAHLAALAAADPRVAEGYRALSLRTAQRADTNPALIDLLEGRR; encoded by the coding sequence TTGACCTCGGCACGCCCGACTTCCGACAGCGCGGCTTCGGGATTCGACCCTGCGCCCGCACGCCTGACGGTGGGAATCGTCTCGGCGGGACGCGTCGGTTCGGCCCTGGGCGCCGCGCTGGAACGCGCCGGACACGTGGTGTTCGGCGTCGCCGCCATCTCCGATGCGTCCAAGCATCGCGCCCGTACCCGGCTGCCCGATTCGGAGATCCTTCCGGTCGAGCAGGTCGCGGCCCGCAGCGAACTGCTGCTGCTGGCCGTGCCCGACGCCGAACTGCCCGGCCTGGTGCGCGGGCTGGCCACCGCGACGGTGGTGCGTCCCGGCACGATCGTCGCCCATACGTCCGGCGCCAACGGCGTCGGCGTGCTCGCTCCGCTGGCCGAGCGCGGCGCGCTGCCGCTGGCCATCCATCCGGCCATGACGTTCACCGGTCACGACGAGGACCTCAGCAGGCTCGGCAATGCCTGCTTCGGCATCACCGCCGCCGACGACGTCGGCTATGCCATCGCGCAGTCGCTGGTGATCGAGATGGGCGGCGAGCCGGTGCGGGTCGCCGAGGAGAACCGCACGCTCTATCACGCGGCGCTGGCGCACGGCAGCAACCATCTGGTCACCCTGGTGCTGGACGCGGTGCAGGCGCTGCGCGAGGCGCTGGCCGGTCCCGGCCTGCTCGGTCAGCAGACCGTGGACGATCAGCCGGGCGGCCTGGCCGAACGCCTGCTCGCCCCGCTCGCCTCGGCCGCGCTCGACAACGCTTTGCGCCGCGGCCAGTCCGCCCTGACCGGCCCGGTGGCCAGGGGCGACGCCGACGCCGTCGCCGCGCACCTGGCCGCGTTGGCCGCCGCCGACCCGCGGGTGGCCGAGGGCTACCGCGCGCTGTCGCTGCGCACCGCCCAGCGCGCCGACACCAACCCCGCCCTGATCGACCTGCTGGAGGGACGCCGATGA
- a CDS encoding DUF6779 domain-containing protein produces MASPSRSSTSRPRRDHAGRFFIGTLILLGLVASVFLIFSNSVHMIRVGMVAALWAAAIGAMAATKYRKDAAVDKAKVRDLQTVYELQLEREITARREYELGVEARVREEVGADAAELAALRAELSVLRQSLQRLFDGDLPMDRPALRAEAMRVPELPGTAAAPANGSSANAGTGQAARNPLTPVFVPEHPAPPAFASPDDDPVTAETSVVPADDEPAPPDAPARLRPPTWPHPFETVRDREVGTWADAYAADDPASSDDDAAAGAATRPAGGSPASSGRSSAAGSDPTPAGGSKAATGANASAAAGSNPAAGSSTAAAGSSTAAARTGTSGKTSSAAGSATVSGANPAAPGSGAAPTGPGVAAGSGATGSGTAAGSGVATGPGRATGTDVPADPGVPAASSGAAGSGVAAASGATEPSAAVGSSTAVGATAAGADPSAAGPSAPVAGSGTAADSPTAGAHPSTVPAAAGAPPGSPDAPVPDEQQPSRTPAAETPSPRPTTPTIGTSSRRRRREEGGGSGDGQRRLSVAEIMANLASEQQQRP; encoded by the coding sequence ATGGCTTCACCCTCCCGTAGCAGCACTTCCCGTCCGCGACGGGACCACGCGGGAAGATTCTTCATCGGCACGCTGATCCTGCTCGGCCTGGTTGCCAGTGTGTTCCTGATCTTCAGCAACAGCGTGCACATGATCCGGGTCGGCATGGTCGCCGCCCTGTGGGCCGCCGCCATCGGCGCGATGGCCGCCACCAAGTACCGCAAGGACGCGGCGGTGGACAAGGCGAAGGTGCGCGATCTGCAGACGGTCTACGAGTTGCAGCTCGAGCGGGAGATCACCGCGCGCCGCGAGTACGAGCTGGGAGTGGAGGCCAGGGTCCGCGAGGAGGTCGGCGCCGACGCCGCCGAACTGGCCGCGCTGCGCGCCGAACTGAGCGTGCTGCGCCAGAGCCTGCAGCGCCTCTTCGACGGCGACTTGCCGATGGATCGCCCCGCGCTGCGCGCCGAGGCCATGCGCGTACCGGAGCTGCCCGGCACCGCCGCGGCGCCGGCGAACGGTAGCTCGGCGAATGCCGGTACCGGGCAGGCGGCGCGCAATCCGCTGACGCCGGTATTCGTTCCCGAGCACCCGGCCCCGCCCGCCTTCGCCAGCCCCGACGACGACCCGGTGACGGCCGAGACCTCCGTCGTGCCCGCCGACGACGAACCGGCCCCTCCGGACGCGCCCGCCCGGCTGCGCCCGCCGACCTGGCCCCACCCCTTCGAGACCGTCCGCGACCGCGAGGTCGGCACCTGGGCCGACGCCTACGCGGCGGACGATCCCGCTTCCTCCGACGATGACGCCGCTGCCGGTGCCGCGACACGGCCTGCCGGCGGGTCGCCGGCCTCGTCCGGTCGTTCGTCCGCCGCCGGTTCGGACCCCACCCCGGCGGGTGGGAGCAAGGCCGCCACTGGGGCGAATGCTTCCGCCGCCGCCGGATCGAATCCCGCCGCCGGGTCCAGCACTGCCGCCGCCGGGTCCAGCACTGCCGCCGCGCGTACGGGCACCTCGGGGAAGACGTCGTCCGCCGCTGGATCAGCCACCGTCTCCGGTGCGAATCCCGCCGCGCCCGGTTCCGGCGCCGCGCCCACCGGTCCGGGCGTCGCCGCGGGTTCGGGTGCCACCGGTTCCGGCACGGCCGCTGGTTCCGGTGTGGCGACCGGTCCAGGCAGGGCGACTGGTACCGACGTGCCCGCTGATCCCGGTGTGCCCGCCGCTTCTAGCGGAGCCGCCGGTTCCGGCGTGGCCGCTGCTTCGGGCGCTACCGAACCGAGCGCCGCGGTGGGTTCGAGCACCGCCGTCGGTGCGACCGCTGCCGGTGCAGACCCGTCCGCCGCCGGTCCGAGCGCCCCGGTCGCCGGCTCCGGCACCGCCGCCGACTCGCCGACCGCCGGCGCGCACCCGTCCACCGTGCCTGCTGCCGCGGGTGCACCCCCCGGTTCGCCGGACGCACCTGTCCCCGACGAGCAGCAACCGTCGCGCACCCCGGCGGCCGAAACGCCGTCGCCGCGTCCCACGACGCCCACCATCGGCACCTCGTCGCGCCGTCGGCGTCGCGAGGAGGGTGGGGGTTCCGGGGACGGCCAGCGCCGGCTCTCGGTCGCCGAGATCATGGCGAATCTGGCTTCCGAGCAGCAGCAACGTCCCTGA
- a CDS encoding DUF3180 domain-containing protein, with the protein MKPTKALDLVANVLIAALLAWAATRFAYGSLPPISVFAGASLYPVAALEVVLAFVIRARVRNEEVGTGRKLHPITAARAVALAKASVQVGSIAAGIWLGFLCWVFPQRGTLTAAAADAPGAIVGLSAGVALVAAALWLEYCCRAPDDPTDETATT; encoded by the coding sequence CTGAAGCCGACCAAGGCGCTGGACCTGGTGGCCAACGTCCTGATCGCGGCGCTGCTGGCCTGGGCGGCCACCCGCTTCGCCTACGGCAGCCTGCCGCCCATCTCGGTCTTCGCGGGCGCGTCGCTGTATCCGGTGGCCGCCCTCGAGGTGGTGCTCGCCTTCGTGATCCGGGCCAGGGTGCGCAACGAGGAGGTGGGCACCGGGCGCAAGTTGCATCCGATCACCGCCGCCCGCGCGGTCGCCCTGGCGAAGGCGTCGGTGCAGGTCGGCTCGATCGCGGCCGGGATCTGGCTGGGCTTCCTGTGCTGGGTGTTCCCGCAGCGCGGCACGTTGACGGCGGCGGCGGCCGATGCGCCGGGCGCGATCGTCGGTCTCTCCGCGGGTGTCGCCCTGGTCGCCGCGGCGTTGTGGCTCGAGTATTGCTGTCGTGCCCCCGACGACCCCACCGATGAGACGGCAACCACATAG
- the folK gene encoding 2-amino-4-hydroxy-6-hydroxymethyldihydropteridine diphosphokinase, translating into MSRAVLSIGSNLGDRLGYLRSVVDAVADRLVAVSSVYTTAPWGGVEQDDFLNAILVVDDPDRGCRDWLALGQRLERAAHRTRAVRWGARTLDVDVIWCADTDGPVVSADPELTVPHPRAHERAFVLIPWLEAEPHARLAVGDVERPVRDWLAALDPAERDGVRRTDLSLRASAVPGEGLPS; encoded by the coding sequence GTGAGCAGGGCGGTGTTGTCGATCGGTTCGAATCTGGGCGATCGGCTCGGGTACCTGCGCAGCGTGGTGGACGCCGTCGCCGACCGGCTGGTCGCGGTGTCCTCGGTCTACACGACGGCACCGTGGGGCGGTGTCGAGCAGGACGATTTCCTCAACGCGATCCTGGTCGTCGACGATCCGGATCGCGGCTGCCGCGACTGGCTCGCGCTCGGGCAGCGGCTGGAGCGGGCCGCCCACCGGACGCGGGCGGTGCGGTGGGGTGCGCGCACGCTCGATGTCGACGTGATCTGGTGCGCGGACACCGACGGCCCGGTGGTCAGCGCCGATCCGGAGCTGACGGTGCCGCACCCGCGCGCGCACGAGCGGGCGTTCGTGCTGATCCCCTGGCTGGAGGCCGAGCCGCACGCGCGGCTGGCCGTCGGCGACGTCGAGCGCCCGGTGCGCGACTGGCTGGCCGCGCTCGACCCGGCCGAACGCGACGGCGTGCGGCGCACCGATCTGTCCCTGCGCGCCTCGGCGGTTCCGGGGGAAGGGTTGCCCTCGTGA
- the folB gene encoding dihydroneopterin aldolase, whose protein sequence is MTEQTAPAARSGEPADHSRAELDRIELRGLRVFGRHGVFEHERRDGQEFVVDLTVWVDFTVAAASDDLAATVDYGALAERAVRIVAGPPRNLIETVVSEIADDVMADPRIQRAEVVVHKPAAPIPHTFADVRVVTTRTREPR, encoded by the coding sequence ATGACCGAGCAGACCGCACCGGCCGCGCGTTCGGGCGAGCCGGCCGACCACTCGCGCGCGGAACTCGACCGCATCGAACTGCGCGGTCTGCGTGTGTTCGGCAGGCACGGCGTGTTCGAGCACGAGCGCCGCGACGGCCAGGAGTTCGTGGTGGACCTGACCGTGTGGGTGGATTTCACCGTCGCGGCCGCCTCCGACGACCTGGCCGCCACCGTCGACTACGGTGCGCTGGCCGAGCGGGCCGTGCGCATCGTCGCGGGCCCGCCGCGCAACCTGATCGAGACGGTCGTCTCCGAGATCGCCGACGACGTGATGGCCGACCCGCGCATCCAGCGCGCGGAGGTCGTGGTGCACAAGCCCGCCGCCCCGATCCCGCACACCTTCGCCGACGTCCGGGTCGTCACCACCCGCACCAGGGAGCCGCGGTGA
- the folP gene encoding dihydropteroate synthase — translation MGVVNVTSDSFSDGGRYLDPDRAIAHGVELYEAGADIIDVGGESTRPGAVRVDPATEAARVTPVIQGLVAAGVPTSVDTMRAAVAEAALAAGVSVINDVSGGRADADMVKVVAEADVPWILMHWRAAADYRHTGPADHYEDVVAEVRTELDAQVELAVRSGVDPGRLILDPGLGFAKNAAHNWALLAALPEFVEAGLPVLIGASRKRFLGALLADANGPRPPDGREVATATVSALAALYGAWGVRVHDVRSSLDAIAVVDAWQRAQPPKVRGAVG, via the coding sequence ATGGGCGTGGTGAACGTGACCAGCGACTCCTTCTCCGACGGCGGCCGCTACCTCGACCCGGACCGTGCCATCGCGCACGGCGTCGAGCTGTACGAGGCGGGCGCGGACATCATCGACGTCGGCGGGGAGTCGACCCGGCCCGGCGCGGTCCGGGTCGATCCGGCGACCGAGGCCGCGCGGGTGACCCCGGTGATCCAGGGCCTGGTCGCCGCGGGGGTGCCCACCAGCGTCGACACCATGCGCGCCGCGGTCGCCGAGGCCGCGCTCGCGGCGGGTGTCTCGGTGATCAACGACGTTTCCGGCGGCCGCGCCGACGCCGACATGGTGAAGGTCGTGGCCGAGGCCGACGTGCCGTGGATCCTGATGCACTGGCGGGCCGCCGCCGACTACCGGCACACCGGGCCCGCCGACCACTACGAGGACGTCGTCGCCGAGGTGCGCACCGAACTCGACGCGCAGGTCGAGCTGGCGGTGCGTTCCGGCGTGGATCCGGGCAGGCTGATCCTCGATCCCGGCCTCGGCTTCGCCAAGAACGCCGCGCACAACTGGGCGCTGCTGGCCGCGCTGCCGGAATTCGTCGAGGCGGGGCTGCCGGTCTTGATCGGCGCCTCCCGCAAGCGTTTCCTCGGCGCCCTGCTCGCCGACGCGAACGGACCCCGCCCGCCCGACGGGCGCGAGGTCGCCACCGCCACGGTCTCCGCGCTCGCCGCGCTGTACGGCGCGTGGGGTGTGCGGGTGCACGACGTGCGGTCCTCACTGGATGCGATCGCCGTCGTCGATGCCTGGCAGCGGGCGCAGCCGCCGAAGGTCCGAGGAGCCGTGGGATGA
- the folE gene encoding GTP cyclohydrolase I FolE: MDRAAFDDDAQPAVAEPPLHALATGRPFDQPRAEAAIRELLIAVGEDPDRPGLIDTPARVARAYREMFAGLYVEPDRVLDTTFDEGHQELVLVRDIPMYSTCEHHLVSFHGVAHVGYIPGPAGRVTGLSKLARLVDLYAKRPQVQERLTSQIADAVMRKLEPRGAIVVVEAEHLCMAMRGIRKPGASTTTSAVRGLLQTNAASRAEALDLILRK, encoded by the coding sequence CTGGACCGGGCCGCCTTCGACGACGACGCGCAGCCCGCGGTCGCCGAGCCGCCGCTGCACGCCCTGGCCACGGGCCGTCCGTTCGACCAGCCGCGCGCGGAGGCGGCGATTCGCGAACTGCTGATCGCCGTCGGCGAGGACCCCGACCGGCCCGGGCTGATCGACACCCCGGCCCGGGTGGCGCGCGCCTATCGCGAGATGTTCGCGGGGCTGTACGTCGAACCGGATCGCGTGCTCGACACCACCTTCGACGAAGGTCATCAGGAGCTGGTGCTGGTCCGCGACATCCCGATGTACTCGACCTGTGAGCACCACCTGGTGTCCTTCCACGGCGTCGCGCACGTGGGCTACATCCCCGGCCCGGCGGGCCGGGTCACCGGGCTGTCCAAGCTGGCCAGGCTGGTCGACCTGTACGCCAAGCGCCCGCAGGTGCAGGAACGGCTGACCAGTCAGATCGCCGACGCGGTGATGCGCAAGCTGGAGCCGCGCGGCGCGATCGTGGTGGTCGAGGCCGAGCACCTGTGCATGGCCATGCGCGGCATCCGCAAGCCCGGCGCCAGCACCACCACCTCCGCCGTGCGCGGCCTGCTGCAGACCAACGCCGCCTCGCGTGCCGAGGCGCTCGATCTGATCCTGCGTAAGTGA
- the ftsH gene encoding ATP-dependent zinc metalloprotease FtsH, with protein sequence MNRKTVFRTLAIVSGILLVIYAFSYFGDDTRGWQSVDTSVALAQLQDKGNIENVQIDDREQQLRIDLKNGNDATKGADRIIAKYPGGSETSAKIFDAVQSSGAPYNTVVKQDSWLAQILLFVLPMVILLGLFLFVMARMQGGGRGGMMGFGKSKAKQLSKDMPKTTFADVAGADEAVEELYEIKDFLQNPVRYQALGAKIPKGVLLYGPPGTGKTLLARAVAGEAGVPFFTISGSDFVEMFVGVGASRVRDLFEQAKQNSPCIIFVDEIDAVGRQRGAGLGGGHDEREQTLNQLLVEMDGFGDRTGIILIAATNRPDILDPALLRPGRFDRQIPVGNPDLAGRRAILRVHSQGKPISPDADLDGLAKRTVGMSGADLANVINEAALLTARENGAVITGEALEESVDRVIGGPRRKSRIISEHEKKITAYHEGGHTLAAWAMPDIEPVYKVTILARGRTGGHAMTVPEDDKGLMTRSEMIARLVMAMGGRAAEELVFHEPTTGASSDIDQATKIARAMVTEYGMSARLGAVRYGQEQGDPFLGRSMGMASDYSHEVAREIDEEVRNLIEAAHTEAWAILNEYRDVLDDLATALLERETLHRKDLEQILASVTKRPRITAFNDFGERIPSDKPPVKTPGELAAERGEPWPPEQPAEPAVPVAAQQQREPVPANGYPQQGYQAQPQYAYPHQQGGGYPSPHAPTQAYPRQGGTHGSRPDYGAPAGWSAPGWPPRDEAPQQPGAQPGYGGWGRPAEQPQPGGFQPWGDPQHSGRGEDPAHPGSRGEDDDNRDWDGPNGRN encoded by the coding sequence ATGAACCGCAAGACAGTGTTTCGCACCCTGGCCATAGTCTCCGGCATCCTGCTGGTGATCTATGCGTTCAGCTACTTCGGAGACGACACGCGCGGCTGGCAGAGCGTCGACACGTCGGTGGCGCTGGCCCAGCTCCAGGACAAGGGCAACATCGAGAACGTCCAGATCGATGATCGCGAGCAGCAGCTGCGGATCGATCTGAAGAACGGCAACGACGCCACCAAGGGCGCGGACCGCATCATCGCCAAGTACCCCGGCGGCAGCGAGACCTCGGCCAAGATCTTCGACGCCGTGCAGAGCTCCGGCGCGCCGTACAACACGGTGGTCAAGCAGGACAGCTGGCTCGCGCAGATCCTGCTGTTCGTGCTGCCGATGGTGATCCTGCTCGGCCTGTTCCTCTTCGTCATGGCCCGGATGCAGGGCGGTGGCCGCGGCGGCATGATGGGCTTCGGCAAGTCCAAGGCCAAGCAGCTGTCCAAGGACATGCCCAAGACCACCTTCGCCGACGTCGCGGGCGCCGACGAGGCGGTCGAGGAGCTCTACGAGATCAAGGACTTCCTGCAGAATCCGGTGCGCTACCAGGCGCTCGGCGCGAAGATCCCCAAGGGCGTGCTGCTCTACGGCCCGCCCGGCACCGGCAAGACCCTGCTGGCGCGCGCGGTCGCGGGCGAGGCGGGTGTGCCGTTCTTCACCATCTCCGGTTCCGACTTCGTCGAGATGTTCGTCGGTGTCGGCGCCTCCCGGGTGCGCGACCTGTTCGAGCAGGCCAAGCAGAACAGCCCCTGCATCATCTTCGTCGACGAGATCGACGCGGTCGGCCGCCAGCGCGGCGCCGGCCTGGGCGGCGGCCACGACGAGCGCGAGCAGACCCTCAACCAGCTGCTCGTCGAGATGGACGGCTTCGGCGACCGCACCGGCATCATCCTGATCGCCGCGACCAACCGTCCCGACATCCTCGACCCCGCACTGCTGCGCCCCGGTCGCTTCGACCGCCAGATCCCGGTCGGCAATCCCGACCTGGCCGGCCGTCGCGCCATCCTGCGGGTGCACTCGCAGGGCAAGCCGATCTCCCCGGACGCCGATCTGGACGGGCTGGCCAAGCGCACCGTCGGCATGTCGGGTGCGGACCTGGCCAACGTCATCAACGAGGCCGCGCTGCTCACCGCCCGCGAGAACGGCGCGGTCATCACCGGCGAGGCGCTCGAGGAGTCGGTCGATCGCGTGATCGGCGGTCCGCGCCGCAAGAGCCGCATCATCAGCGAGCACGAGAAGAAGATCACCGCTTACCACGAGGGCGGTCACACCCTGGCCGCCTGGGCGATGCCCGACATCGAGCCGGTCTACAAGGTCACCATCCTGGCCCGCGGCCGCACCGGCGGCCACGCCATGACGGTGCCCGAGGACGACAAGGGCCTGATGACCCGCTCGGAGATGATCGCCCGCCTGGTGATGGCGATGGGCGGCCGCGCGGCCGAGGAGCTGGTGTTCCACGAGCCGACCACCGGCGCGTCCTCCGACATCGACCAGGCCACCAAGATCGCCCGCGCGATGGTCACCGAGTACGGCATGAGTGCCCGGCTTGGCGCGGTCCGCTACGGCCAGGAGCAGGGTGACCCGTTCCTTGGCCGGTCGATGGGCATGGCCTCGGACTACTCGCACGAGGTCGCCCGCGAGATCGACGAGGAGGTGCGCAACCTCATCGAGGCCGCGCACACCGAGGCGTGGGCCATCCTCAACGAGTACCGCGACGTGCTCGACGACCTCGCCACCGCACTGCTCGAGCGCGAGACGCTGCACCGCAAGGATCTCGAGCAGATCCTCGCCTCGGTCACCAAGCGCCCGCGCATCACCGCGTTCAACGATTTCGGTGAGCGCATCCCCTCGGACAAGCCGCCGGTGAAGACCCCGGGCGAGCTGGCCGCCGAGCGCGGTGAGCCGTGGCCGCCGGAGCAGCCGGCCGAACCCGCGGTGCCGGTGGCGGCCCAGCAGCAGCGCGAGCCGGTGCCCGCCAACGGGTACCCGCAGCAGGGTTACCAGGCGCAACCGCAGTACGCCTACCCGCATCAGCAGGGCGGCGGTTACCCCTCGCCGCACGCGCCGACCCAGGCCTACCCGCGCCAGGGCGGCACGCACGGGTCGCGCCCCGACTACGGCGCCCCCGCGGGCTGGTCGGCCCCCGGCTGGCCGCCGCGCGACGAAGCGCCGCAGCAGCCGGGTGCGCAGCCCGGATACGGCGGCTGGGGCAGGCCCGCCGAACAGCCGCAGCCCGGCGGTTTCCAGCCGTGGGGCGACCCGCAGCACAGCGGCCGGGGCGAGGACCCGGCGCATCCCGGATCGCGCGGCGAGGACGACGACAACCGCGACTGGGACGGACCGAACGGCCGGAACTGA
- a CDS encoding DUF1266 domain-containing protein: MPARGIPTLTTFPYEELDKREPDHWSGAAISDDELRALALGGFYSTRWDAFHDALLLGPEREHPLGDRRELAIDTLTGAWGITDGTEAQASMEQLLDGMHAPLYALVHPLVTASINASERDRFGERADRHRAFLRQVASFRGMDNPESLVRDYDIWSQAIKIGFTEHLARPLPSDIHAWDLARVVAVARMSFTAGYIEADVAWGYLMRALPLAQRKYRNWRQFGDAYLTGWTYWQACEDLAELKNGGVDRRMELLRLWTRPTSPWRRIELNGPKKAAD, encoded by the coding sequence ATGCCTGCCCGCGGTATACCCACATTGACGACCTTCCCGTACGAAGAGCTCGACAAGCGGGAGCCCGACCACTGGTCCGGCGCCGCGATCTCCGACGACGAACTGCGCGCGCTCGCGCTCGGCGGCTTCTACTCCACCCGCTGGGACGCCTTCCACGACGCGCTGCTGCTCGGCCCCGAACGCGAACACCCGCTCGGCGATCGCCGCGAGCTGGCGATCGACACCCTCACCGGGGCGTGGGGGATCACCGACGGCACCGAGGCACAGGCCTCGATGGAACAGCTGCTCGACGGCATGCACGCCCCGCTCTACGCGCTGGTGCACCCGCTGGTGACCGCCTCGATCAACGCCAGCGAGCGCGACCGCTTCGGCGAGCGGGCCGACCGGCACCGCGCGTTCCTGCGCCAGGTCGCCTCGTTCCGCGGCATGGACAACCCGGAGTCGCTGGTACGCGACTACGACATCTGGTCCCAGGCCATCAAGATCGGCTTCACCGAGCACCTGGCCCGCCCGCTGCCCAGCGACATCCACGCCTGGGATCTGGCCCGCGTGGTCGCGGTGGCGCGGATGTCGTTCACCGCAGGCTACATCGAGGCCGACGTGGCCTGGGGCTACCTGATGCGGGCGCTGCCGCTGGCCCAGCGCAAGTACCGCAACTGGCGGCAGTTCGGCGACGCCTACCTCACCGGCTGGACCTACTGGCAAGCCTGCGAGGACCTGGCCGAACTCAAGAACGGCGGCGTCGACCGGCGGATGGAGCTGCTCCGGCTCTGGACCAGGCCGACCAGCCCGTGGCGGCGGATCGAACTCAACGGGCCGAAGAAGGCCGCCGACTGA
- a CDS encoding DUF2277 domain-containing protein, with protein MCSDITRLRGLEPAATEQEIYAAALQYVRKVGGVSGLSTTTKAAVDKAVATIAAATTTLLAELPDHPAADGVEPPLRRNRVREVVTD; from the coding sequence ATGTGTAGTGACATCACCCGCCTGCGCGGCCTGGAGCCTGCCGCTACCGAGCAGGAAATCTATGCTGCCGCACTGCAGTACGTGCGCAAGGTCGGTGGTGTGTCCGGCCTGTCCACCACCACCAAGGCAGCGGTGGACAAGGCCGTGGCGACCATCGCGGCCGCGACCACGACCCTGCTCGCGGAGCTGCCCGACCACCCGGCCGCCGACGGCGTGGAACCGCCCTTGCGGCGCAACCGCGTCAGGGAGGTCGTCACGGACTGA